One stretch of Rhodoferax lithotrophicus DNA includes these proteins:
- a CDS encoding L-erythro-3,5-diaminohexanoate dehydrogenase: protein MNTPSPYGTHRVIEPLGVLPQAAWKLDARMVIAPNEILIDVQTLNIDSASFTQINNEVGHDAAAVAAKVLSIVAERGKMHNPVTGSGGMLIGRVAQLGADIADTCGLQVGDRIATLVSLSLTPLHIERIQAVHLERDQIDIEGQAVLFQTGLFAKLPHDIPETTALAILDVAGAPAQTARLVQPGQTVLVIGGGGKSGTLCVYEARKRAGPTGCVIGVSPFAKDCERMRQFGWVDHALQVDATDAVAVMNAVAAVTDGRLADVTINCVNIPHSEMGSILATREGGKIYFFSMATSFTAAALGAEGVGKDVEMLVGNGYARGHAEHALNLLRESPALRSLFEGLYA from the coding sequence ATGAACACCCCGTCTCCCTACGGCACACACCGCGTCATTGAACCGCTGGGCGTGCTGCCCCAGGCCGCCTGGAAGCTTGATGCCCGCATGGTGATTGCGCCCAACGAAATCCTGATCGATGTGCAGACCCTGAACATCGACTCGGCCAGCTTCACCCAGATCAATAACGAAGTGGGTCACGATGCCGCTGCCGTGGCCGCCAAGGTGCTGAGCATCGTGGCCGAGCGCGGCAAGATGCACAACCCGGTCACCGGCTCCGGCGGCATGCTGATTGGCCGCGTGGCCCAGCTCGGCGCAGACATCGCCGACACCTGCGGCCTGCAGGTGGGGGATCGCATTGCCACCCTGGTCTCGCTCTCGCTGACCCCGCTGCACATCGAGCGCATCCAGGCCGTGCACCTGGAGCGGGATCAGATTGACATCGAAGGCCAGGCCGTGCTGTTTCAGACCGGCCTGTTTGCCAAGCTGCCGCACGACATTCCCGAAACCACCGCGCTGGCGATTCTGGACGTGGCCGGTGCCCCGGCGCAAACCGCCCGCCTGGTGCAACCGGGCCAGACGGTGCTGGTGATCGGCGGCGGTGGCAAGTCTGGCACGCTGTGTGTGTATGAGGCCCGCAAACGCGCCGGGCCAACCGGCTGCGTGATTGGTGTTTCGCCCTTTGCCAAAGACTGCGAACGCATGCGCCAGTTCGGCTGGGTCGACCATGCCCTGCAAGTGGATGCCACCGATGCCGTGGCGGTGATGAACGCTGTGGCTGCTGTCACCGATGGCCGCCTGGCCGATGTGACGATCAACTGCGTCAACATCCCGCATTCTGAGATGGGCAGCATTCTGGCCACGCGCGAGGGCGGCAAGATTTACTTCTTCTCCATGGCCACCAGCTTCACCGCCGCCGCCCTGGGCGCAGAAGGCGTGGGCAAAGATGTGGAGATGCTGGTCGGCAACGGCTACGCCCGTGGCCACGCCGAGCACGCCCTGAACCTGCTGCGCGAAAGCCCGGCGCTGCGCAGCTTGTTTGAAGGCCTCTACGCATGA